From a region of the Williamwhitmania sp. genome:
- a CDS encoding T9SS type A sorting domain-containing protein — protein sequence MNRFIVTAVLVVSLFSINRANAQQVIAASGGEAKSSNFSVTYTVGEVATQTLSGGTFIVNQGFQQPSYVVTSIEDNFLLMDLKIFPNPTTGILHAEISQSPEARLLVRLYDIKGLLILEKEESLFDGQGRFELNLSNLSPGIFILKIFSKDKPLKVMQILKN from the coding sequence ATGAATCGATTTATTGTTACTGCAGTATTGGTTGTTTCCCTGTTCTCGATAAATAGGGCAAACGCGCAGCAAGTCATCGCTGCAAGTGGTGGTGAGGCGAAAAGTTCGAACTTCAGCGTCACCTATACGGTTGGTGAGGTAGCTACCCAAACCTTATCGGGGGGTACCTTTATTGTTAATCAAGGCTTTCAGCAGCCGTCCTATGTTGTCACCTCCATTGAGGATAACTTCCTCCTGATGGATCTAAAAATTTTCCCAAATCCAACTACGGGTATTCTCCATGCTGAGATTTCACAATCGCCTGAAGCTAGGCTGTTAGTTCGACTGTATGATATTAAAGGGCTGCTAATTTTGGAAAAGGAGGAGTCACTCTTTGATGGACAAGGAAGATTTGAGCTTAACCTATCGAACCTTTCCCCGGGAATCTTTATCCTAAAGATTTTCTCGAAAGACAAACCGTTGAAGGTTATGCAAATATTGAAGAATTAG
- a CDS encoding tail fiber domain-containing protein — MKSIFTQGRALLVFLLLFVEIAQAQSPQGMAYQAVVRNASGAPVTSTPVGMRFSILLGSSTGNALYVETQSATTNGQGVVALTIGEGSPVTGTFAAIDWANGPYFLKVEVDPNNQGTYPLSNVSQLQSVPYALHAVQSENLLPMGALTGQVLKWNGAQWSPAADSVNSSWNLLNGNIYANTAGNIGVGVTTPSGKLEVMGTNSDPNIPLFEVKDLNGNPVFSVYPDGVEVTVDMTTAVRPAKGGFAVSGRNSTRGTTTDIMRVTPDSTTVYINNSVGRPAKGGFAVSGRNSTRAGVTSNILTINADSTRIYTADPVAGFGVGQASGSISDNYLRLLPSNYFIGHQSGLNTTGLYNTFFGYTTGFANTTGESNIFIGNASGYSNVSGSNNVFLGNQSGYSNIAGNFNTFLGFQSGYSNNGSFNSFVGYQAGQANTTGTNNTFLGYFAGKANTTGSSNVFFGNQSGVSNTTGASNIFIGESSGFSNISGFSNIFIGRTAGYSGVALKSNIFIGDSSGYFSNNQFATNNVFIGYAAGKNTQSYNNIFLGNLAGYSNSGGQNNIAIGDKAGYSNTTSQNIFIGTEAGTDNTSGYFNIMLGRYAGHVNTTGYQQILIGGSAGGSLTTGHENVMVGNNAGTINSTGVGNVFVGTSAGWSNTGSYNVILGYKVGYGAFSTVSNRLIIDGGAVTTPLIWGEFDNRKVAINSTSPGSYTLYVNGTAYATSWSTPSDRRLKKDIVPIPDALNRVMQLQGVNFHWKDKAQGDALQMGFIAQDAEKIIPEVVTYSKDNDSYSLQYSPITALLVEAVKQQQSIIEKQNQIQQAQQSQIDDLKTQVAKLNELVKQLLNSK; from the coding sequence ATGAAATCAATATTTACCCAAGGCAGAGCGCTGTTAGTGTTTCTTTTACTATTTGTTGAGATTGCCCAAGCCCAATCGCCCCAAGGCATGGCCTACCAAGCCGTGGTTAGGAATGCTTCTGGTGCCCCAGTCACCAGCACACCGGTAGGTATGCGGTTCAGCATTCTGCTGGGAAGTTCTACTGGAAATGCTCTTTATGTTGAAACCCAAAGTGCCACCACCAACGGGCAAGGTGTGGTAGCTCTCACCATTGGAGAGGGTAGCCCGGTAACGGGAACTTTTGCAGCTATCGACTGGGCTAACGGACCCTACTTTCTCAAGGTGGAGGTTGACCCCAATAATCAGGGGACTTATCCATTAAGCAACGTTAGCCAGCTGCAGTCGGTTCCCTATGCGCTTCATGCGGTGCAATCGGAGAACCTGCTACCCATGGGGGCATTAACCGGCCAGGTACTCAAGTGGAATGGTGCCCAGTGGAGCCCCGCTGCCGATAGCGTGAATAGCAGCTGGAACTTGTTGAATGGAAATATTTATGCCAATACCGCCGGAAATATAGGAGTTGGTGTAACCACACCTTCCGGTAAGCTGGAGGTGATGGGTACCAACAGCGATCCCAACATCCCGCTCTTTGAGGTCAAAGACTTAAACGGCAATCCGGTTTTTTCTGTTTATCCCGATGGGGTTGAGGTTACGGTAGATATGACTACTGCTGTTCGTCCGGCTAAAGGTGGTTTTGCCGTGAGCGGACGAAACTCAACCCGAGGGACCACCACCGACATTATGCGCGTTACTCCCGATTCTACGACCGTATATATTAATAATTCAGTTGGGCGACCAGCCAAAGGCGGTTTTGCAGTAAGCGGCCGCAACTCAACCCGGGCTGGAGTTACGAGTAACATTTTAACCATTAATGCTGATAGCACAAGAATCTATACGGCAGACCCGGTTGCAGGCTTTGGTGTTGGACAGGCTAGTGGATCAATATCAGATAATTATCTGCGTTTGTTACCGTCAAATTATTTTATTGGACATCAAAGTGGTTTGAATACAACGGGTTTGTACAATACCTTTTTCGGATATACCACTGGCTTTGCCAATACTACAGGAGAGAGTAATATTTTTATTGGGAATGCCTCCGGGTATAGTAATGTAAGCGGAAGTAACAATGTGTTTTTAGGCAACCAAAGCGGTTACTCCAACATTGCTGGAAACTTCAATACATTTCTTGGTTTTCAGTCGGGGTATAGTAACAATGGCTCATTTAACTCCTTTGTAGGTTATCAAGCAGGACAAGCTAATACCACTGGAACCAACAACACCTTCCTTGGCTACTTTGCGGGTAAGGCAAATACAACCGGAAGTAGCAACGTTTTTTTTGGAAATCAAAGTGGGGTAAGTAACACCACCGGAGCATCTAATATTTTTATTGGTGAAAGTTCTGGCTTCTCAAATATTTCTGGATTCAGCAATATCTTCATTGGTAGAACTGCTGGGTATTCGGGCGTTGCATTGAAAAGCAACATTTTTATTGGTGACAGTTCAGGATATTTTTCCAACAATCAGTTTGCCACGAACAACGTGTTTATTGGTTATGCAGCAGGAAAGAATACTCAAAGCTACAACAATATCTTCTTGGGTAACCTTGCCGGATATTCTAACTCTGGTGGGCAAAATAATATTGCCATTGGGGATAAGGCCGGGTACAGCAATACAACCAGCCAGAATATATTCATAGGAACTGAGGCGGGGACTGACAATACCTCCGGCTATTTCAATATTATGCTGGGACGATATGCTGGACATGTTAATACCACTGGTTATCAGCAAATATTAATAGGAGGTAGCGCTGGAGGTTCATTAACCACGGGGCATGAGAATGTAATGGTTGGTAATAACGCTGGAACAATTAATTCCACTGGTGTTGGTAATGTCTTTGTTGGAACATCGGCAGGCTGGAGTAATACCGGTTCCTACAATGTAATACTAGGTTACAAGGTTGGCTATGGGGCATTTAGTACCGTTTCAAACAGGCTGATTATTGATGGAGGTGCGGTAACAACTCCATTAATATGGGGAGAGTTTGATAATAGAAAAGTGGCAATTAATTCTACTAGTCCTGGTTCTTATACTTTATATGTAAACGGCACAGCATATGCAACCTCGTGGAGTACACCAAGCGATAGAAGGCTTAAGAAAGACATTGTTCCAATTCCAGATGCGTTAAACAGAGTAATGCAACTTCAGGGGGTTAATTTTCATTGGAAAGACAAGGCGCAAGGTGATGCATTACAGATGGGATTTATAGCACAAGACGCAGAAAAGATTATCCCAGAAGTAGTAACCTACTCTAAAGATAATGACTCCTACTCTTTACAGTATTCTCCAATTACTGCTTTGCTAGTGGAGGCAGTGAAGCAGCAGCAATCCATTATTGAGAAGCAGAACCAAATCCAGCAGGCGCAGCAGAGTCAAATTGATGACCTCAAGACTCAGGTTGCAAAATTAAATGAGCTAGTAAAGCAGCTGTTAAACTCTAAATAG
- a CDS encoding tail fiber domain-containing protein, with protein MRHLSIGIALVLSALIYTSIFGQSPEGMAYQAVVRNGTGTPVTSTPVGLRFSILQGGATGTAVYVETQGATTNEQGVVALTIGDGSPVLGTFTAIDWANGPYFLKVEVDPNSQGTYPLSNVSQLQSVPYALYAKSSSSSYWSINQSGGIYPSNGGNVGIGTATPNGMLEVKGTDSDPTVPLFEVKDINGNPVFVVYPDGVEVTVDMAATGRPAKGGFAVSGRNSTRGTTTDIMRVTPDSTTVYINNSVGRPAKGGFAVSGRNSTRAGVTSNILTINADSTRIYTGDPNKGFGVGEIGTGLSNSYLKLLPENYFIGHQSGQYTTGLFNTFFGYNAGLSNTTGSSNIFIGYEVGRTNTSGSYNTFLGYQAGYTNNASYNSFIGYQAGRSNTSGQYNSFMGYKTGLANTTGSSNVYIGDSVGVSSTSGNKNVFLGNLAGRNNVSGYNNVYIGYQAGFLGNYGSQNICIGNYSGYSNTTGQNLFIGEYAGQQNTSGSRNSCVGFFSGQNNVTGGQNSYFGQFAGMDNLNSYNTFIGYWAGGNNVNGTMNAYLGYRSGQGSTGSNNVFLGYMAGENCSGTGNVLVGYMAGYGSSKSDALYIANSNTTTPLIGGDFSNKRVGINRMPTTYTLEVGGTIWANGSAITAGLTTWSDRRFKTNIVPIPDALNIVMKLNGVRFDWNRGAFPNRNFTEGKQVGLIAQDVETVLPEVVSTDGEGYKSVAYDKVSAVLVEAIKQQQNQIEELKAQVAKLNEQVKQLLNSK; from the coding sequence ATGAGACATTTATCTATAGGTATTGCCTTGGTTTTAAGTGCGCTTATTTATACTAGCATTTTTGGTCAATCGCCTGAGGGCATGGCCTACCAAGCAGTGGTTAGAAATGGCACTGGAACTCCAGTTACTAGCACTCCGGTAGGTTTGCGATTCAGCATCCTTCAGGGAGGTGCCACTGGAACGGCTGTATATGTTGAAACCCAAGGTGCTACCACCAACGAGCAAGGTGTGGTAGCCCTCACCATTGGAGACGGGAGCCCCGTATTGGGAACTTTTACAGCCATCGACTGGGCTAACGGGCCTTACTTTCTCAAGGTGGAGGTTGACCCCAATAGTCAAGGTACCTATCCCCTAAGCAACGTTAGCCAGCTGCAGTCGGTTCCCTATGCACTTTATGCAAAATCTTCATCCTCTTCCTACTGGTCCATCAATCAAAGTGGAGGCATCTATCCAAGTAATGGTGGCAATGTGGGTATTGGAACAGCAACGCCCAATGGCATGCTGGAGGTAAAGGGAACCGATAGCGATCCCACCGTTCCGCTCTTTGAGGTGAAGGATATCAACGGAAATCCGGTTTTTGTTGTATATCCCGATGGAGTAGAGGTAACAGTGGATATGGCAGCTACAGGCCGTCCGGCCAAAGGTGGTTTTGCCGTGAGCGGACGAAACTCAACCCGAGGGACCACCACCGATATTATGCGCGTTACTCCCGATTCTACGACCGTATATATTAATAATTCAGTTGGGCGACCAGCCAAAGGCGGTTTTGCCGTAAGCGGCAGAAACTCAACCCGGGCTGGAGTTACGAGTAACATTTTAACCATTAATGCTGATAGCACAAGAATATATACTGGCGATCCCAATAAGGGGTTTGGAGTTGGAGAGATCGGAACCGGATTATCAAATAGTTACCTCAAGCTGCTGCCCGAAAATTACTTTATTGGTCATCAGAGTGGGCAATATACAACTGGATTGTTCAATACTTTTTTTGGCTATAATGCAGGATTGTCGAATACCACCGGTTCTAGCAATATTTTCATCGGCTATGAGGTGGGAAGAACTAATACGTCGGGTTCTTATAACACATTTTTGGGTTACCAAGCTGGATATACAAATAATGCAAGCTATAACTCATTTATCGGCTATCAAGCGGGACGATCTAATACCTCTGGTCAGTATAACTCTTTTATGGGATACAAAACTGGTTTGGCAAATACGACAGGTTCAAGCAATGTGTATATTGGTGATAGCGTTGGCGTATCAAGTACTTCGGGCAATAAGAATGTGTTTCTGGGGAACCTCGCAGGAAGAAATAATGTTTCAGGATACAATAATGTGTACATTGGTTATCAAGCCGGATTTTTGGGCAACTATGGAAGCCAGAATATTTGCATAGGAAATTACTCTGGGTACTCAAATACTACTGGGCAGAATCTTTTTATTGGAGAGTATGCCGGACAACAAAATACTTCTGGATCTCGAAATTCGTGTGTGGGATTCTTTTCAGGGCAAAATAATGTCACTGGTGGCCAAAATTCCTATTTTGGTCAGTTTGCAGGTATGGATAATCTAAATAGTTACAATACTTTCATTGGATACTGGGCTGGAGGCAATAATGTAAATGGAACAATGAATGCCTATCTTGGCTATAGGAGTGGGCAGGGCAGTACCGGTTCTAATAATGTTTTCTTGGGCTATATGGCTGGCGAGAATTGCTCCGGAACAGGTAATGTTCTCGTTGGCTACATGGCAGGATATGGCAGTAGTAAGTCCGATGCACTCTATATTGCTAATTCCAACACTACTACCCCTCTAATTGGTGGTGATTTTTCTAATAAGCGTGTTGGAATAAATAGAATGCCAACTACCTATACCCTTGAGGTTGGTGGGACGATTTGGGCCAATGGATCAGCCATTACTGCCGGGTTAACAACCTGGTCCGACCGTCGCTTTAAAACCAATATTGTTCCCATTCCAGATGCACTCAATATTGTTATGAAGCTTAATGGTGTTCGCTTCGATTGGAATAGAGGTGCATTCCCTAATCGTAATTTTACCGAAGGGAAGCAGGTTGGTCTTATTGCTCAAGATGTTGAAACGGTATTGCCAGAGGTTGTTTCAACCGATGGAGAGGGATACAAGTCTGTTGCCTACGACAAGGTTTCGGCTGTATTAGTTGAGGCGATTAAGCAACAGCAAAATCAAATTGAAGAACTTAAGGCTCAGGTTGCAAAATTAAACGAGCAGGTAAAGCAGCTATTAAACTCTAAATAG
- a CDS encoding tail fiber domain-containing protein has protein sequence MKRFSIGLTLVLSVLIFKCAFGQSPQGMAYQAVVRNASGAPVTSTPVGMRFSILQGGATGTALYVETQSATTNEQGVVTLTIGEGIPVSGTFAAIDWANGPYFLKVEVDPNNQGTYPLSNVGQLQSVPFALHAAQSENLPPMGAITGQVLKWNGAQWSPAADSINTSWSVLNGSIYANTTGNVGVGVTTPASKLEVMGTNSDPNIPLFEVKDLNGNPVFSVYPDGVEVTVDMTTTGRPAKGGFAVSGRNSTRGTTTDIMRVTPDSTTVYINNTLGRPAKGGFAVSGRNSTRAGVTSNILMINADSTRIYTADPNKGFGVGLTSGTTNSYLKLTSNNYFIGQEAGLYNSGGTYNSFMGYQAGKFNGSGYQNIFIGYQSGMQNTSGYSNIFIGNTTGYSNLDGNRNLFIGNQAGYSNVSGFGNTFIGHNAGYTNTGGYRNMFMGFNTGYSNISGNDNTFLGDASGYANTTGSSNTFIGQGAGNQNSTGGANLMLGMSAGQNSTTGWQNVLLGTYAGFGLVDNCSSNVMVGYYSGAALTSGSSNIFVGPSSGNGITTGNYNVCIGQQTGQAATTASSNVIIGHQAGMKTTGGGNVMIGYNAGMNETGTNLLYIDNSNTASPLIYGDFSNNRLVINGNSSNNINNRAFFVNGSAGGTGAWWNDSDKRKKKNIQTIPNALEIILKMRGVKFEWIDTTNHETGPQVGFIAQEVEPILPEVVSNKNDTYSMEYAPITAVLVEAVKAQQQEIDALKKENEQMKSLTKENENLKARLDNLEKKMEKLLNSK, from the coding sequence ATGAAACGTTTTTCAATAGGCTTAACGTTGGTTTTAAGTGTGCTTATTTTTAAGTGTGCTTTTGGCCAATCGCCACAGGGCATGGCATACCAAGCAGTGGTAAGGAATGCTTCTGGTGCCCCAGTCACCAGCACTCCGGTAGGTATGCGATTCAGCATCCTTCAGGGAGGTGCCACTGGAACTGCTCTATATGTTGAAACCCAAAGTGCAACCACCAACGAGCAAGGTGTGGTAACTCTCACCATTGGAGAGGGTATCCCGGTATCGGGAACTTTTGCCGCCATTGACTGGGCAAACGGACCTTACTTTCTCAAGGTGGAGGTTGACCCCAATAATCAGGGAACTTATCCCCTAAGCAACGTTGGCCAGCTGCAGTCGGTTCCCTTTGCGCTTCATGCAGCGCAGTCGGAAAACCTGCCACCCATGGGTGCCATAACTGGCCAGGTGCTCAAGTGGAATGGCGCACAGTGGAGCCCGGCTGCCGATAGCATAAATACAAGTTGGAGCGTGCTAAATGGTAGCATATATGCCAATACTACTGGGAATGTAGGAGTTGGTGTAACCACGCCTGCCAGTAAACTGGAGGTGATGGGAACCAATAGCGATCCAAACATTCCGCTCTTTGAGGTTAAAGACTTAAACGGCAATCCGGTTTTTTCTGTATACCCCGATGGAGTTGAGGTTACGGTGGATATGACTACCACTGGCCGTCCGGCTAAAGGTGGCTTTGCCGTTAGCGGACGAAACTCAACTCGAGGGACCACTACCGACATTATGCGTGTAACCCCCGATTCAACAACGGTTTACATTAACAATACGCTTGGCCGACCCGCAAAGGGTGGTTTTGCAGTAAGCGGCAGAAACTCAACAAGGGCGGGAGTCACGAGCAATATTTTAATGATAAATGCTGATAGCACAAGAATTTACACCGCCGACCCCAATAAGGGATTTGGAGTTGGACTTACCAGCGGAACCACTAATAGCTACTTAAAGCTTACCAGCAATAACTATTTTATTGGACAGGAGGCTGGCCTTTATAATTCCGGTGGAACCTATAACTCATTTATGGGGTACCAAGCTGGAAAGTTTAATGGTAGTGGCTACCAGAATATCTTTATTGGTTACCAGTCGGGTATGCAAAATACCTCCGGCTATTCCAATATTTTCATTGGAAACACAACAGGCTATAGCAATCTTGATGGGAATAGAAATCTCTTTATTGGCAACCAAGCTGGTTATAGCAACGTTTCTGGTTTTGGTAATACCTTCATTGGCCACAATGCTGGGTACACCAATACAGGCGGATACCGAAACATGTTTATGGGCTTTAATACCGGCTATTCAAATATTTCTGGTAACGACAACACTTTTTTAGGTGATGCATCTGGCTATGCAAATACTACTGGATCTTCAAACACATTTATTGGACAAGGTGCCGGTAATCAAAATAGCACTGGTGGAGCAAACTTAATGTTAGGAATGTCGGCTGGTCAGAATAGCACTACTGGTTGGCAAAATGTTTTATTAGGAACTTATGCTGGTTTTGGGTTAGTAGATAACTGCAGCAGCAACGTAATGGTTGGTTACTATAGCGGGGCGGCATTAACTAGCGGTAGCAGTAATATTTTTGTTGGACCCTCCAGCGGTAATGGAATAACCACCGGCAACTATAATGTCTGCATTGGACAGCAAACAGGGCAAGCCGCCACAACCGCAAGTTCAAACGTGATTATTGGACATCAGGCTGGAATGAAGACAACAGGTGGCGGTAATGTTATGATTGGCTACAATGCTGGTATGAATGAGACAGGAACAAACTTGTTGTACATTGATAATTCGAATACAGCATCCCCTCTTATATATGGAGACTTTTCCAACAATCGCCTTGTTATAAATGGGAATAGTTCCAACAATATTAATAATAGAGCATTCTTTGTGAATGGCTCTGCTGGGGGAACCGGCGCTTGGTGGAATGACAGCGACAAGCGTAAAAAGAAGAATATCCAAACAATTCCTAACGCCTTGGAGATAATCCTTAAAATGCGAGGCGTAAAGTTTGAGTGGATTGATACCACAAACCACGAAACGGGACCGCAGGTTGGATTTATTGCTCAAGAAGTTGAGCCTATTCTTCCAGAGGTAGTTAGTAACAAAAACGACACTTACTCAATGGAGTATGCCCCTATAACTGCTGTTCTAGTGGAGGCCGTAAAAGCCCAGCAGCAGGAGATTGATGCCTTGAAGAAGGAGAATGAACAGATGAAATCATTAACCAAAGAGAACGAAAATCTTAAGGCAAGGCTAGACAACCTTGAGAAAAAAATGGAAAAATTACTTAACTCAAAATAA
- a CDS encoding tail fiber domain-containing protein, which translates to MRRYLPLTLIALLITLFMNEVYAQAPEGFNYQSVVRDAAGNPVAQKSVTFRFSVIQGLETNNPIYVETSDAETNQNGLVSLVLGAGTPTVGTFSSIPWQTGPFYLKTEVDFKDGAGFVGGETSQMQSVPYALYAKSSSSSYWSINQGGSIYPSNGGNVGIGTSTPNGMLEVKGTDSDPTVPLFEVKDINGNPVFAVYPDGVEVTVDMAATGRPAKGGFAVSGRNSTRGTTTDIMRVTPDSTTVYIGNVVGRPAKGGFAVSGRNSTRAGLTSNILTISPDSTRIYTADPTKGFGIGQTAGVAATNYLRLTPNNYFIGQQTGYSINKGQYNVFLGYQAGYSTTGYHDDMDPTDGDNNIFIGYQAGFANTVGEQNLYIGAFSGKNNTNGSVNTFVGSLTGQNNTGYGNTFLGAMAGGSNQSNSGYRNTFIGCYSGWANTSGSDNVFIGRESGTSNTTGNYNVYIGHLAGLSNSAGTGNVFIGRAAGQNETGSNKLYIANNSTQALMQGDFSAKTLTINGAALAVSWSVLSDMRLKTNIVTIPNALSKVLNLRGVNFVWKDSTMKRTQMGFIAQEAEKVIPEVVNYSKEDDKYTMQYAPVTALLVEAMKEQQKTIDQLKKDNEELRKQVKEILDLLKATKK; encoded by the coding sequence ATGAGACGATATTTACCTTTAACATTGATAGCGTTGTTGATAACCCTCTTTATGAATGAGGTTTATGCACAAGCGCCGGAAGGATTCAACTACCAATCGGTGGTGCGCGATGCAGCAGGAAATCCAGTGGCTCAAAAGAGCGTAACGTTTAGATTTTCGGTAATTCAGGGCTTAGAAACTAATAATCCGATTTATGTGGAAACCTCGGATGCAGAGACAAACCAAAACGGATTAGTTTCGTTGGTTTTAGGAGCGGGAACACCTACCGTAGGAACTTTTTCCTCTATACCTTGGCAAACTGGACCTTTTTATCTTAAAACTGAGGTTGATTTTAAAGATGGTGCAGGATTTGTTGGTGGGGAAACTTCGCAAATGCAGTCGGTTCCTTATGCACTTTATGCAAAATCTTCCTCTTCATCCTATTGGTCCATCAATCAAGGTGGTAGTATTTATCCAAGCAATGGCGGCAACGTAGGTATAGGCACGTCAACGCCCAATGGCATGCTGGAGGTTAAAGGAACAGACAGCGACCCTACTGTTCCGCTCTTTGAGGTGAAGGATATCAACGGGAATCCAGTATTTGCTGTATATCCTGATGGGGTAGAGGTAACAGTGGATATGGCTGCGACAGGCCGTCCGGCAAAGGGTGGATTTGCGGTTAGCGGTAGAAACTCTACCCGAGGTACCACAACCGATATTATGCGTGTAACCCCCGATTCTACAACCGTGTATATTGGCAACGTAGTTGGACGACCAGCCAAAGGTGGATTTGCCGTAAGTGGTCGAAATTCTACACGCGCAGGATTAACAAGTAACATCTTAACCATTTCCCCCGACAGCACAAGAATCTACACTGCCGATCCAACCAAGGGTTTTGGTATCGGGCAAACGGCCGGAGTTGCTGCAACCAACTACCTACGATTGACACCAAATAACTATTTTATTGGTCAACAGACGGGGTATTCAATAAACAAGGGACAGTACAATGTCTTTTTGGGGTATCAGGCAGGCTATAGCACCACTGGATACCATGACGATATGGATCCTACTGATGGAGATAACAATATTTTTATTGGCTATCAGGCGGGATTTGCCAATACGGTTGGGGAACAGAATCTATACATTGGTGCTTTCAGTGGAAAGAATAATACCAACGGTTCGGTAAACACGTTTGTGGGATCTTTGACAGGACAGAATAATACTGGTTACGGAAATACCTTCCTTGGAGCTATGGCCGGCGGATCAAATCAGTCAAATAGCGGCTACAGAAATACCTTTATTGGCTGTTATTCTGGTTGGGCCAACACCTCTGGTAGCGATAACGTGTTTATTGGCCGGGAATCGGGAACCTCCAATACAACTGGTAACTACAACGTTTACATAGGCCATTTGGCCGGTCTCTCCAACTCCGCAGGAACTGGAAATGTTTTTATTGGAAGGGCTGCTGGCCAAAACGAAACTGGTTCAAATAAGCTCTACATAGCCAACAACTCCACTCAAGCCCTTATGCAAGGCGATTTTAGCGCAAAAACGTTAACCATTAATGGCGCAGCTCTTGCTGTCTCTTGGAGTGTTTTAAGTGATATGCGATTAAAAACCAATATCGTTACCATTCCTAATGCTTTGAGTAAGGTGTTGAATCTTAGAGGAGTAAACTTTGTTTGGAAGGATTCCACCATGAAGAGAACCCAAATGGGATTTATTGCACAGGAGGCTGAAAAGGTGATTCCAGAGGTGGTGAATTATTCGAAGGAAGATGACAAATATACAATGCAATACGCTCCAGTTACGGCTCTGCTTGTGGAGGCCATGAAGGAGCAGCAGAAGACCATTGACCAGCTCAAAAAAGATAACGAGGAGCTGCGCAAACAGGTCAAAGAGATTCTCGATTTGCTCAAAGCTACCAAAAAGTAG
- a CDS encoding pentapeptide repeat-containing protein, with protein MANALFEDQKFENLKLLQDIQCFEFSGCLFRSCDFTGLNLSGSEFVDCQFEFCNLSMVQVQETIFTNAVFRGCKLMGMDFSKVRKFLLSMSFEECNLSYAFFFGLNLKGAKFINCLLEETNFSEATLVEANFSGSNLVGAIFDRTNLERADFTSASGYSINPAINRIRKAKFSLPEVVGLLHSYDIEVF; from the coding sequence ATGGCAAATGCTCTTTTTGAAGACCAAAAATTCGAGAATTTAAAATTACTACAAGACATTCAATGTTTTGAGTTCAGTGGATGTCTCTTTCGAAGCTGTGACTTCACTGGCCTAAACCTTTCTGGGAGTGAGTTTGTTGATTGTCAATTCGAGTTTTGTAACCTCAGCATGGTGCAGGTGCAGGAAACAATTTTTACAAATGCTGTTTTCAGGGGTTGTAAGCTCATGGGCATGGATTTTAGTAAGGTTCGAAAGTTCTTGCTTTCTATGTCGTTTGAAGAATGCAATTTGAGCTATGCATTCTTTTTTGGACTTAACCTTAAAGGAGCTAAATTCATAAACTGCCTGCTGGAGGAGACCAACTTCTCAGAGGCAACATTGGTGGAGGCCAATTTTAGCGGTAGCAATTTGGTGGGTGCAATTTTTGACAGAACTAATCTTGAACGAGCCGATTTTACCTCTGCTTCTGGCTATTCTATTAATCCAGCAATTAATCGTATTCGGAAGGCAAAGTTTTCGCTACCAGAGGTGGTTGGACTTCTGCATAGTTACGATATCGAGGTATTCTAA